The following are from one region of the Cystobacter ferrugineus genome:
- a CDS encoding DUF885 domain-containing protein yields MREAVSAEENKKNTATATLHALIASEWQYQLEHCPTYASVLGDRRWNDRWDDRSLTAIEADHQHDLQVLARLQELDRQQLPAEDQLTYDLFRRDYELWVEEHRLQWHLLPTNHMGGIPEGIKQPPGLQTAYQLADTLRFSTTKDYEEWIVRLDGFGTYVDQIIALMREGMRERLMYPRVVLQRIPPQLEKQLVDDPTKSGFYSPFTRYPSSIPPAEQQRLSAAGHAAIARGVLPALTRFHQFLTTEYLPAAPEQVGAWQLPEGQALYGFLARKYTTTNLSPEQIHELGLAEVQRIHAEMEAVKQKAGFQGSLHEFFQFLRSDPRFYCKSGEELLMRYRALSRQIDPRLVKLFKTLPRQPYGVEPTPEAMAPDATTGFYYPAASDGSRPGTYLVNLYRPETRPTWEMVPLTLHEAMPGHHLQTSLAAEQEHLPDFRRYGYHVAYGEGWALYCETLGDELGLYDNPYDKFGQLAYDMWRAVRLVVDTGMHAQRWSRQQAIDYFLENSPRQSLDVINEVDRYIVWPGQALAYKVGQLKIRELRTRAEHELGARFDVREFHDVVLLDGSLPLDILEQRVEAWVARTRPAFKEG; encoded by the coding sequence ATGCGGGAAGCAGTCTCCGCGGAGGAGAACAAGAAGAACACCGCCACGGCCACGCTCCACGCGCTGATCGCGAGCGAGTGGCAGTACCAGCTCGAGCACTGCCCCACCTATGCGTCGGTGCTGGGCGACCGCCGCTGGAACGACCGCTGGGATGACCGGAGCCTCACCGCCATCGAGGCGGACCACCAGCACGACCTCCAGGTTCTCGCGCGGCTCCAGGAGCTGGATCGCCAGCAGCTCCCGGCCGAGGACCAGCTCACCTACGACCTGTTCCGCCGCGACTACGAGCTGTGGGTCGAGGAGCACCGGCTCCAGTGGCACCTGCTGCCCACGAACCATATGGGCGGGATCCCGGAAGGCATCAAACAGCCACCGGGCCTCCAGACGGCCTACCAGCTCGCCGACACGCTGCGCTTCTCGACGACGAAGGACTACGAGGAGTGGATTGTCCGCCTCGACGGCTTCGGAACCTACGTGGACCAGATCATCGCGCTCATGCGCGAGGGCATGCGTGAGCGCCTCATGTATCCCAGGGTCGTCCTGCAGCGCATTCCGCCCCAGCTCGAGAAGCAGCTCGTGGACGACCCCACGAAGAGCGGGTTCTACAGTCCCTTCACGCGCTATCCCTCCAGCATCCCTCCGGCCGAGCAACAGCGGCTGTCCGCCGCCGGCCATGCCGCCATCGCGCGCGGGGTGCTGCCCGCGCTCACGCGCTTCCACCAGTTCCTGACCACCGAATACCTCCCCGCCGCGCCCGAGCAGGTGGGCGCCTGGCAGTTGCCGGAAGGGCAGGCGCTGTATGGCTTCCTGGCTCGCAAGTACACGACGACGAACCTGAGCCCGGAGCAGATCCACGAGCTCGGGCTGGCCGAGGTCCAGCGCATCCACGCCGAGATGGAAGCGGTGAAGCAGAAGGCGGGCTTCCAGGGCTCGCTCCACGAGTTCTTCCAGTTCCTGCGCTCGGACCCCCGCTTCTATTGCAAGAGTGGCGAGGAGTTGCTGATGCGCTACCGCGCCCTCTCCAGGCAGATCGACCCGCGTCTGGTGAAGCTGTTCAAGACGTTGCCGCGGCAGCCCTATGGCGTCGAGCCGACCCCGGAAGCCATGGCCCCGGATGCCACCACGGGCTTCTACTACCCCGCCGCCTCCGATGGCTCCCGCCCGGGCACGTACCTGGTGAATCTCTATCGTCCCGAGACGCGGCCCACCTGGGAGATGGTTCCCCTCACGCTGCACGAGGCCATGCCCGGACACCACCTGCAGACGTCGCTCGCCGCCGAGCAGGAGCACCTCCCCGACTTCCGGCGCTACGGCTACCACGTGGCCTACGGCGAGGGCTGGGCCCTGTACTGCGAGACGCTGGGAGACGAGCTCGGCCTGTACGACAACCCGTACGACAAGTTCGGTCAGCTCGCCTACGACATGTGGCGCGCCGTGCGGCTGGTGGTGGACACCGGCATGCATGCCCAGCGCTGGAGCCGGCAGCAGGCCATCGACTACTTCCTGGAGAACTCGCCGCGCCAGTCCCTGGACGTCATCAACGAGGTGGACCGCTACATCGTCTGGCCGGGTCAGGCCCTCGCCTACAAGGTGGGGCAGCTCAAGATTCGCGAGCTGCGCACGCGGGCCGAACACGAGCTGGGCGCGCGCTTCGACGTGCGCGAGTTCCACGACGTGGTGTTGCTCGACGGTTCCCTCCCGCTGGACATCTTGGAGCAGCGCGTCGAAGCGTGGGTGGCCAGGACCCGTCCCGCCTTCAAGGAAGGATGA